A region from the Cannabis sativa cultivar Pink pepper isolate KNU-18-1 chromosome 9, ASM2916894v1, whole genome shotgun sequence genome encodes:
- the LOC115724007 gene encoding uncharacterized protein LOC115724007, which translates to MVTFPGWLDSMLQKLDGDQKKVLVLTCWALWRIRNDVVWNKKAPTVAGVLILAQYCLEQWEKAQDKQHVPWAAFLTDVDAAEIWHKPATGTLKINVDAALFAAPGVHSFVCVARDSSGASVETVSCCRPGLVAPEMAEVMGVREALSWIKKKSWQNIIVETDSLTVVQAIQSPLEMVPYFGSVISDCKTLLEELIGVSVLFVKWSANRVVHFLARASYSVADRIITSYLWVAAN; encoded by the exons ATGGTTACTTTTCCTGGTTGGCTCGACAGTATGCTACAAAAATTGGATGGGGACCAAAAGAAAGTGTTGGTTCTGACATGTTGGGCATTGTGGAGAATAAGAAATGATGTAGTTTGGAATAAAAAAGCTCCTACGGTGGCAGGGGTTTTAATCTTAGCTCAATATTGTTTAGAGCAATGGGAGAAGGCACAAGATAAACAACATGTTCCTTGGGCTGCATTTTTGACTGATGTTGATGCGGCTGAAATATGGCACAAACCAGCAACAGGTACTTTGAAAATAAATGTCGATGCAGCCCTCTTTGCAGCTCCAGGTGTGCACAGCTTTGTCTGTGTGGCTCGTGATTCGTCGGGGGCTTCGGTGGAGACTGTTTCTTGTTGTCGGCCTGGGTTAGTTGCACCAGAAATGGCTGAGGTGATGGGGGTTAGAGAGGCGTTAAGTTGGATAAAGAAGAAATCTTGGCAGAATATAATTGTTGAAACTGATAGCCTCACTGTTGTGCAAGCAATTCAGAGTCCTCTTGAAATGGTGCCTTATTTTGGAAGTGTTATTTCTGATTGTAAAACTCTTTTAGAGGAGTTAATTGGAGTTTCGGTTCTTTTTGTTAAATGGTCTGCGAATAGGGTTGTTCATTTTTTGGCTAGAGCATCCTATTCTGTTGCTGATCGTATTATCACAAGTTatct GTGGGTGGCAGCTAATTGA
- the LOC133030822 gene encoding uncharacterized mitochondrial protein AtMg00310-like produces MEADEDHHDFFIMGATSAIARVMIMDLSRVIPRGYWFYLYKARSRYFPNSSILEVVPGHNPFYAWRSILWERDLMASGLIWKIGDGENILTIGDHWLPNNKYLCYRDDK; encoded by the exons ACGATTTTTTCATCATGGGGGCTACTTCGGCTATTGCTAGGGTTATGATCATGGATCTTTCAAGAGTCATCCCTAGAGGGTACTGGTTTTACCTATATAAGGCAAGATCCAGATACTTTCCAAATTCTTCTATCTTGGAAGTTGTCCCTGGTCATAACCCTTTTTATGCTTGGAGGAGCATCCTTTGGGAAAGAGATTTGATGGCTTCGGGTCTAATTTGGAAGATTGGGGATGGAGAGAATATTTTAACCATTGGTGATCATTGGCTCCCCAATAACAAATATCTTTGCTATAGAGATG ataagtaa